A section of the Solea solea chromosome 17, fSolSol10.1, whole genome shotgun sequence genome encodes:
- the ppp2r5cb gene encoding protein phosphatase 2, regulatory subunit B', gamma b isoform X3, producing MLACSRTATGMVLDVSSTNGPFQPVDLMHFRDVPPAEQEKLFIQKLRQCCVLFDFVSDPLSDLKWKEVKRAALSEMVEYITHNRNVITEPIYPEVVHVFSVNMFRTLPPSSNPTGAEFDPEEDEPTLEAAWPHLQLVYEFFLRFLESPDFQPNIAKKYIDQKFVMQLLDLFDSEDPRERDFLKTTLHRIYGKFLGLRAYIRKHINNIFYRFVYETEHHNGIAELLEILGSIINGFALPLKEEHKIFLLKVLLPLHKVKSLSVYHPQLAYCVVQFLEKDSTLTEPTVMALLKYWPKTHSPKEVMFLNELEEILDVIEPSEFVKVMEPLFRQMAKCVSSPHFQVAERALYYWNNEYIMSLISDNAAKILPIMFPALYRNSKTHWNKTIHGLIYNALKLFMEMNQKLFDDCTQQFRAEKSKEKAKWKEREDAWLKIENLAKSNPQFVVYVDSVGSGSPMDMETDGPMLDDVNKLKKAVAEEAIQIQKDQRRERPLVRRKSELPKDICTVTALELHRRAEEMLTTHDSH from the exons ATGTCCCCCCCGCAGAGCAGGAGAAGCTGTTCATCCAGAAGTTGCGGCAGTGCTGCGTCCTCTTCGATTTTGTGTCCGACCCTCTAAGCGACCTGAAATGGAAGGAGGTGAAACGGGCAGCCCTGAGCGAGATGGTGGAGTACATCACCCACAACAGGAACGTAATCACAGAACCCATCTACCCAGAGGTGGTTCACGTG TTTTCTGTGAATATGTTTAGAACATTGCCGCCGTCATCAAACCCCACAGGTGCCGAGTTCGACCCAGAGGAAGACGAGCCAACGTTAGAAGCTGCATGGCCACATCTGCAG CTTGTCTATGAATTCTTCTTAAGGTTCTTAGAGTCTCCAGACTTTCAACCAAACATAGCCAAAAAGTATATTGACCAGAAGTTTGTAATGCAG ctcTTAGATCTGTTTGACAGTGAAGACCCCAGGGAAAgagattttttaaaaaccactCTGCATCGCATCTATGGCAAGTTCCTGGGCCTGCGAGCGTACATTAGGAAACATATTAACAACATATTTTATAG GTTCGTTTACGAGACTGAACATCATAATGGAATAGCAGAATTACTGGAAATATTAGGCAG CATAATCAATGGATTTGCATTACCACTGAAAGAAGAGCACAAGATATTCCTACTGAAAGTTCTGCTGCCTTTACACAAAGTCAAGTCTCTTAGTGTATATCACCCACAG CTGGCCTACTGTGTGGTACAGTTCTTAGAGAAGGATAGCACCCTCACAGAACCG aCAGTGATGGCTTTGTTAAAGTACTGGCCAAAGACTCACAGTCCAAAAGAGGTTATGTTCCTAAATGAACTGGAGGAGATCCTGGACGTCATTGAACCATCAGAGTTTGTTAAAGTCATGGAACCTCTCTTCAGACAGATGGCCAAGTGTGTGTCCAGCCCGCACTTTCAG GTGGCAGAGCGAGCGCTTTACTACTGGAACAATGAGTACATCATGAGCCTGATCAGTGACAACGCTGCCAAGATCCTGCCAATCATGTTCCCGGCCCTCTACCGTAACTCCAAGACCCACTGGAACAA GACAATCCATGGGCTGATCTACAATGCGCTGAAGCTCTTCATGGAGATGAACCAAAAGCTGTTTGATGACTGCACCCAACAATTCAGGGCTGAGAAAAGCAA AGAGAAAGCCaaatggaaagagagagaagatgcaTGGCTGAAGATTGAGAATCTGGCAAAGTCAAACCCACAG TTTGTGGTCTATGTGGACTCAGTGGGCTCAGGCAGTCCAATGGACATGGAGACAGACGGGCCAATGCTGGACGATGTCAACAAGCTAAAGAAAGCAGTAGCGGAGGAAGCAATACAG ATCCAAAAAGATCAGAGAAGAGAGCGCCCTCTCGTGCGAAGGAAATCTGAGCTCCCCAAGGACATCTGCACCGTCACAGCCCTGGAGCTGCACCGGAGAGCCGAGGAAATGCTGACGACGCATGACAGCCACTAA